In Comamonas koreensis, the genomic stretch CAAAGTGCTTGCGGCAGCCGGGGTCCAGCACCCCGGCGTGGGCGATGAGAAATACGTAGTGGCACGGCACTTGCATTGCCCTACGAGGCTTTTAACCAAGGAGGAACGACCTGTGTCTACCAAGAAGATCTCGCGCCGCACACCCTTGTCGCTGGCCAGTCTGGCTGCGCTCGCTCTGCCTGCGGGCATGGCGGCCGCCCAGTCGCTGACCATCGGCCTCGCCTCCGAGCCCACCGCCGCTGACCCGCATTACCACAAGGTCACCACCAACGACGCGTTCTCGGCCCATATCTTCGAGTCGCTGATCAACCGCAATGCGCAGATGGAGCTGATCCCGGGCCTGGCCCAGTCCTGGCGCGCCGTCGATGACAACACCTGGGAGCTCAAACTGCGCCAGGGCGTGAAGTTCTCCAATGGCGAGCCCTTCACCTCCAAGGACGTGCTGTTCACCCTGTGCCGCGTGCTGAACAACGAGACCAATGTCTCGCGCTCCTACATGGAGCCGGCCCAGAGCTTCAGCGATGTGCAGACGCCCGATGACTACACCGTCATCATCAAGAGCGAGCGGCCCATCCCGACGATGCCCAATGAGCTGGCGCGTTCGCTGCCCATCATCTGGAGCGGCATCGCCAAGTTCGACAAGCTGCGCTTTGCCCCCAAGGAGGGCTGCGGCGTCACTTCGCCCTGGCCCACGGTGGCCGATTTCAACACCGGCAAGCTGTCCATCGGCACGGGCCCGTACAAGCTCAAGTCCTATGTCAAGGGAACCGGTATCGAGATGGAGCGCAACGAAGCCTACTGGGGCAGCAAGCCGCACTGGAAGAGCGTCAAGATGGTGCCGGTGCCCAATGCCGGCCCGCGCCTGACCGGGCTGATGTCCGGGGACTACGATGTCATCGAAAGCCCGGCTGCGCGCGACCTGCCACGCATCAAGGACAACAGCAAGCTCGACTTTGTCGCGACGCCGTCCACCCGTCTGATCTTCTTCCAGCCGGACGCCGGCCGCGCACAAAGCCCGTTTGCCAAGGCCGCCGATGGCAAGAACCCGCTGCAGGATTTGCGCGTGCGCCAGGCCATCAACATGGCCATTGACCGCAAGGCCATCGTGCAGCGGCTGATGGATGGCATGGCCACCGTGGCCAACCAGTACATGCCAACGGGCATGTTCGGCAGCCTCGACAAGCCCGCCGAGATCAAGTTCGATCCCGAAGGCGCCAAGAAGCTGCTGGCCGAGGCCGGTTACCCGCAAGGCTTTGAGCTGACCTTGACCACCACCAACGACCGCTACATCAACGACGGCCAGATCGCGCAGGCGGTGGCCCAGTACCTGACGCGCATTGGCATCAAGACCACGGTGGATGCGCAAGCCGCTGCCATCTATTTCCCCAAGCGGGCCAAGCGCGAGTTCAGCTTTGCGATGGGCGGCTGGCCGTCGGAGAACGGCGAGGCCTCGGGCCTGTTCCAGTACTGGGTGGCCACCACCGACAAGGACAAGGGCCTGGGCACCAGCAACTACGGCGGCTTTAGCCTGCCCGCGTTTGACCAGGTGTTTGTGCCCGCAATGGCGCAGATGGATGCGAGCGCGCGCAAGGCCGCCTACCAGCAGGCCACGCAGATTGCGCTGGCCAACGTACCGCTGATTCCGCTGCACTTCGAGAGCAGCATCTGGGCATTCAAGAAAGGGTTGAGCTACGAAGGCCGACGCGACCAGTACACGCTGGCGATGTCGGTCAAACCGAAATAGACAGCTGGTGCCACACCGGGCGCCAAACAGGCCCGGTCCCTGGCAGGGCCCGCATCCAGCTCCAGTGGTGGGGCCATGCGGGCTTTGTGATTTTGTACGCCCCACGATGAAAAGACTCCACAGAGGGCGGCAACCATGCAGGTGACAGCGCATGGCATTCTAATTTTGAGGACGTAATGTGATCGTCTATATCCTGCGCCGCATGGTGCAAAGTTTTCTGGTGCTGCTGGCGGTCTCGCTGGTGGTGTTCATGGCGGTCTACGCGGTGGGCGACCCCATCGAGCTGCTGGTGAGCGCCGAGGCCAGCGATGCAGACCGCCAGGCGATGATCAAGCGCCTGGGGCTGGACCTGCCGGTCTGGCTGCAGTACTGGAGTTTTCTGACCCGCGCCTTCCAGGGTGACCTGGGCACCTCCTTTGTGCATGGCATCCCCGCGATCGAGCTGAT encodes the following:
- a CDS encoding ABC transporter substrate-binding protein → MSRRTPLSLASLAALALPAGMAAAQSLTIGLASEPTAADPHYHKVTTNDAFSAHIFESLINRNAQMELIPGLAQSWRAVDDNTWELKLRQGVKFSNGEPFTSKDVLFTLCRVLNNETNVSRSYMEPAQSFSDVQTPDDYTVIIKSERPIPTMPNELARSLPIIWSGIAKFDKLRFAPKEGCGVTSPWPTVADFNTGKLSIGTGPYKLKSYVKGTGIEMERNEAYWGSKPHWKSVKMVPVPNAGPRLTGLMSGDYDVIESPAARDLPRIKDNSKLDFVATPSTRLIFFQPDAGRAQSPFAKAADGKNPLQDLRVRQAINMAIDRKAIVQRLMDGMATVANQYMPTGMFGSLDKPAEIKFDPEGAKKLLAEAGYPQGFELTLTTTNDRYINDGQIAQAVAQYLTRIGIKTTVDAQAAAIYFPKRAKREFSFAMGGWPSENGEASGLFQYWVATTDKDKGLGTSNYGGFSLPAFDQVFVPAMAQMDASARKAAYQQATQIALANVPLIPLHFESSIWAFKKGLSYEGRRDQYTLAMSVKPK